Below is a genomic region from Sceloporus undulatus isolate JIND9_A2432 ecotype Alabama unplaced genomic scaffold, SceUnd_v1.1 scaffold_22447, whole genome shotgun sequence.
TTCCACCTCCATTGCAACTCCCTGCTCCTCAGCTGGAaggattgctcttgctgggggctcctgctgcccaaccccttcctccacgaccctggggacagccctgcctcttccactttgcTCCCTACGTACCCTTCTGCGTCTTGTgccaccctgccctcccctcatgatctccaccatttgccccatcagaacagtctgtgcttccaaggtggtgttgaGTCGCCTCTGCACCTGGTCTGACCTGTCTATTGATCTCTCCTGGTTCTGAACGGCCCTCTCTTGAAATtccagtgccctttccatgatcTCCCTGCGGAActgtctgcccctctccctttcctcagagGCTCGCTGCCCCTGCTCCACCGGTGCTGTCATGTGCTCTGC
It encodes:
- the LOC121918667 gene encoding uncharacterized protein LOC121918667, giving the protein MTSSYRDHSPVSRASAASSNGSEAEETMQVGGRTEEEEEAVAPASPIAAMTPEERLATKKKRLRPSAATRTVAAVDQLKACSAEHMTAPVEQGQRASEERERGRQFRREIMERALEFQERAVQNQERSIDRSDQVQRRLNTTLEAQTVLMGQMVEIMRGGQGGTRRRRVRREQSGRGRAVPRVVEEGVGQQEPPARAILPAEEQGVAMEVELSQQPLAGPSSSLFSDTVAVPPPTTRLQRQRATRGGLGSRGREH